The Leptospira terpstrae serovar Hualin str. LT 11-33 = ATCC 700639 nucleotide sequence ACTTTCATTCCTGTGGTGGTATTCTGAACAAAAAACAATTCCTCTACGGCCGCAGCCTCTGGTTTGAATTCAGTCAGGATATCCATAAGTTCTAAGCGTATTTGGAGTAAATTGTCGGGAGAAGGGGTTTTGGGTGCTACTTCTATGGTACCGTAGGTAAGGAGTTCAGGATTACGACGGAGGCCCTCAGGAAAGGACAAAATGGCGTATCCGACTCGGTGGGATCCAGGATCTATTCCTATGACTTTCAATAATTTCTTTCCAAGTTCCGTTCTTTTGTCCAGTTTCGACCTCCCCGACCCAAAACCTAGTCTAAAAATGAAAATGAC carries:
- a CDS encoding crossover junction endodeoxyribonuclease RuvC, which encodes MKVIGIDPGSHRVGYAILSFPEGLRRNPELLTYGTIEVAPKTPSPDNLLQIRLELMDILTEFKPEAAAVEELFFVQNTTTGMKVAESRGVILLSLGEKQIPVVSLTATQIKKGISTKGNATKKEVRAAIQMILGFKDLKGHDDSWDAIACAFVGRSLV